Proteins encoded in a region of the Paenibacillus sp. E222 genome:
- a CDS encoding AraC family transcriptional regulator codes for MMRQTVLLTLQDIPYFCYPESVGLYVDHPEHTVLREAGALNNFNIHYVAAGKGYVEVDGVVHELRAGQAVLYFPQQRQHYYSSEDDPWDVRWVHFYGERLHDYMIERGLHRNLLWTLRQQAPWEEAHMALLNEAEQNRMLRPAQLSTLTYAVLAEFVQHAVPLKSTRTSKAESRILALLPQMQQEACQPFLLQDWADMAGVSSYYFCKMFKSAVEMTPMEFITRSRLQMAKQWLLERPTANIGQIADEAGYPNASYFNRQFLAHEGMTPTEYRGLYHI; via the coding sequence TGGACTTTATGTCGACCACCCCGAGCACACTGTATTACGGGAGGCTGGCGCACTGAACAACTTCAATATCCACTATGTTGCTGCGGGCAAGGGGTACGTGGAAGTGGATGGGGTAGTGCATGAGCTTCGTGCGGGTCAGGCTGTACTGTATTTCCCGCAGCAGCGGCAGCATTACTACAGTAGTGAGGATGATCCATGGGATGTGCGATGGGTTCATTTTTACGGTGAACGTCTGCATGATTATATGATTGAGCGGGGGTTGCATCGCAATCTGTTGTGGACGCTGCGGCAGCAGGCTCCATGGGAAGAAGCACATATGGCTCTACTAAATGAAGCCGAGCAGAACCGGATGCTGCGTCCTGCCCAACTATCTACCCTGACCTACGCTGTGCTGGCCGAGTTCGTACAGCATGCGGTTCCACTGAAAAGCACACGCACAAGCAAGGCTGAGAGTCGTATCCTTGCACTGCTTCCACAGATGCAGCAGGAGGCATGCCAACCGTTTTTGTTACAGGATTGGGCGGATATGGCGGGTGTGAGTTCGTATTACTTTTGCAAAATGTTTAAGAGTGCTGTGGAGATGACCCCGATGGAATTTATAACCCGTTCGCGGTTACAGATGGCAAAGCAGTGGCTGCTGGAACGGCCTACGGCCAACATTGGACAGATCGCAGATGAGGCGGGGTATCCCAATGCCAGTTATTTTAACCGCCAGTTCTTGGCCCATGAAGGCATGACTCCAACGGAATATCGCGGGCTTTACCACATTTAG
- a CDS encoding Rrf2 family transcriptional regulator, giving the protein MKYSKATNYALHTMLFLVATEPEQLVSVHQLAEMQKVSPTYLSKILTKLVKAGMIESTSGANGGYRLSRKNPDPSFLEIIHAIEGQASLFECSQDHNEGCLIQQVMVRAEEEMESYLHNKKMSELAAQMKAAHSL; this is encoded by the coding sequence ATGAAATATTCGAAAGCTACAAACTATGCCCTGCATACCATGCTTTTCCTGGTTGCGACCGAACCGGAACAACTGGTCAGTGTACATCAGTTAGCTGAGATGCAGAAAGTATCTCCAACCTACTTATCTAAAATATTGACCAAGCTGGTCAAAGCCGGCATGATCGAATCAACTTCGGGTGCCAATGGTGGCTATCGGCTTAGCCGGAAGAATCCGGACCCTTCATTTCTGGAGATTATCCATGCCATTGAAGGACAGGCTTCCCTGTTCGAATGCTCGCAGGATCATAATGAAGGCTGCCTGATTCAGCAGGTGATGGTTCGTGCGGAAGAAGAGATGGAGAGCTATTTGCACAATAAAAAAATGTCTGAGCTGGCTGCCCAGATGAAAGCTGCACATTCTTTATAA